In one Nicotiana sylvestris chromosome 8, ASM39365v2, whole genome shotgun sequence genomic region, the following are encoded:
- the LOC104248062 gene encoding protein BPS1, chloroplastic-like isoform X2, producing MSRPQEPHRPFLPFGNPFKFILPKGSYLSPKLLALLNAFEESLAVRVKNLKPGDKEDILTLSWMTQAISVLCAIHTDVKTLITELEFPVCDWDEKWIDVYLDNSVKLLDTCIAFSSDISRLGQGRLYLQCGLHNLDGTSKQFMKACSSLDGWKQHINSKNPRLENCFAILDSLTESLNLPKIKNSARGKVLMRAMYGVRVVTVFIFSMFAVTFSGSTKKLKDLQVHETCLWTEAFVDLRDFISGEIRSIYSNGRLTALKELEAVDTSVKKLYPIIEDGVDPNEAEQLQLLTSGLSEKAEKLSVGLDLLAKEADRFFQILLTGRDSLLCNLRVGSTVSNQAQANNNVERTEVR from the coding sequence ATGAGTCGTCCACAGGAACCACACCGCCCTTTTCTCCCGTTTGGAAATCCTTTCAAATTTATATTACCTAAGGGCTCGTACTTGTCTCCTAAGCTTCTTGCTCTGTTGAATGCTTTTGAGGAGTCATTAGCAGTGAGGGTTAAGAATCTTAAGCCTGGAGATAAGGAAGATATTCTCACTTTATCATGGATGACACAAGCAATAAGTGTACTTTGTGCAATTCATACAGACGTGAAAACTCTCATTACTGAACTTGAATTTCCCGTATGTGACTGGGATGAGAAGTGGATAGATGTGTACTTGGACAACAGTGTGAAGTTGCTGGACACTTGCATTGCCTTCAGTTCTGATATCTCAAGGCTCGGCCAAGGCCGCCTTTATCTTCAGTGTGGCTTGCATAACTTGGATGGAACCTCAAAACAGTTCATGAAAGCCTGTTCATCATTGGACGGATGGAAGCAGCACATCAATTCAAAGAATCCAAGGCTGGAGAATTGCTTTGCCATCTTGGACAGCCTTACCGAGTCACTGAACCTACCTAAAATCAAGAATTCTGCAAGAGGGAAGGTTCTGATGCGAGCAATGTACGGAGTGAGGGTGGTAACTGTATTCATATTCAGCATGTTTGCCGTCACATTTTCGGGTTCTACAAAGAAGTTGAAAGATCTGCAGGTTCATGAAACTTGCTTGTGGACAGAAGCATTTGTTGATCTTCGCGATTTTATTAGTGGGGAGATCAGGAGTATTTATTCGAATGGAAGGCTCACAGCACTGAAAGAGCTGGAAGCAGTGGATACAAGTGTGAAGAAGTTGTACCCTATCATAGAGGATGGAGTAGACCCTAATGAAGCTGAGCAGTTGCAGCTTCTAACTTCAGGACTGAGTGAAAAAGCAGAAAAACTTTCAGTAGGACTAGATCTGCTAGCAAAGGAGGCAGATAGATTCTTCCAAATCCTTTTAACCGGACGCGATTCTTTGCTTTGTAACCTTAGAGTTGGTAGTACTGTCTCTAACCAAGCACAAGCGAACAACAATGTAGAAAGAACAGAGGTGAGATGA
- the LOC104248060 gene encoding uncharacterized protein isoform X2 produces the protein MEKMKIRQNYRNHWHTDLLRAPQSDPLFCCFSLWCGPCASYILRKRALYNDMSRYTCCGGYMPCSGRCGESHCPELCLCTEVFLCFANSVASTRFMLQDEFNLQTTKCDNCIIETMNFKRLLGFSTVARTWFTARFVAVCSHLQELHKVGYSRFLHSFTSWRQHSSYRRISCYIYSRMEEFWRIVVVWCIGWRFTFALSFGMQNLAPDESIRGATMRSLHLACGVTYIIFLWQSFFTFIVTASLLFRAACVIASCRRLVLFLFG, from the exons ATGGAGAAGATGAAAATCCGTCAAAATTATCGAAATCACTGGCACACTGATCTCCTCCGTGCTCCTCAGTCGGATCCTCTTT TTTGCTGTTTCTCGCTTTGGTG CGGTCCTTGTGCATCATACATCCTCCGAAAACGAGCTCTATACAATGATATGTCAAG GTATACATGTTGTGGAGGCTATATGCCTTGTAGTGGCAGATGTGGAGAAAGTCATTGCCCTGAGTTATGTCTTTGCACAGAG GTGTTTCTTTGCTTCGCAAATTCAGTTGCCTCAACGCGCTTTATGTTGCAAGATGAGTTCAATCTGCAGACGACAAAATGCGATAATTGCATAATC GAAACGATGAACTTCAAGAGGCTTCTCGGGTTCTCAACTGTTGCTCGGACATGGTTTACTGCAC GGTTTGTAGCTGTATGCAG TCATTTACAGGAACTCCATAAGGTTGGTTATTCTAGATTCCTACACAGTTTCACATCATGGAGACAACATTCAAGTTATAGGAGGATCAGTTGCTATATCTACTCACGCATGGAGGAATTTTGGAGAATTGTTGTGGTATGGTGTATTGGTTGGAGATTCACATTTGCCTTGTCATTTGGAATGCAAAATCTGGCGCCTGATGAAAGCATTAGAGGTGCTACTATGAGGTCTTTGCACTTGGCTTGTGGAGTCACTTACATCATCTTCTTATGGCAATCTTTCTTCACATTCATTGTAACAGCTAGTTTGTTATTTAGAGCTGCTTGTGTAATAGCTAGTTGTAGAcgtcttgttttatttttatttggataa
- the LOC104248060 gene encoding uncharacterized protein isoform X1 yields MEKMKIRQNYRNHWHTDLLRAPQSDPLFCCFSLWCGPCASYILRKRALYNDMSRYTCCGGYMPCSGRCGESHCPELCLCTEVFLCFANSVASTRFMLQDEFNLQTTKCDNCIIGFMFCLQQVACILSCIACITGNDELQEASRVLNCCSDMVYCTVCSCMQTQHMVEMNKRDGKFGPRPMAAPAVQQMSRLDQPLPPTIGYAPPQPQAYPPKQLPTMYPPPPQQSPMYPPPPQQSPMYPPPPQQPYGYPPPPSQPHGYPPANYAPGVGYPPSGYPR; encoded by the exons ATGGAGAAGATGAAAATCCGTCAAAATTATCGAAATCACTGGCACACTGATCTCCTCCGTGCTCCTCAGTCGGATCCTCTTT TTTGCTGTTTCTCGCTTTGGTG CGGTCCTTGTGCATCATACATCCTCCGAAAACGAGCTCTATACAATGATATGTCAAG GTATACATGTTGTGGAGGCTATATGCCTTGTAGTGGCAGATGTGGAGAAAGTCATTGCCCTGAGTTATGTCTTTGCACAGAG GTGTTTCTTTGCTTCGCAAATTCAGTTGCCTCAACGCGCTTTATGTTGCAAGATGAGTTCAATCTGCAGACGACAAAATGCGATAATTGCATAATC GGGTTCATGTTTTGCCTCCAGCAGGTAGCATGTATACTTAGCTGCATTGCTTGTATTACAGGAAACGATGAACTTCAAGAGGCTTCTCGGGTTCTCAACTGTTGCTCGGACATGGTTTACTGCAC GGTTTGTAGCTGTATGCAG ACACAGCACATGGTAGAAATGAATAAAAGAGATGGTAAATTTGGGCCAAGGCCAATGGCAGCACCAGCTGTTCAACAAATGTCTCGTTTGGATCAGCCTCTTCCTCCAACCATCGGATATGCACCGCCGCAGCCACAAGCTTATCCCCCAAAGCAGCTACCCACTATGTACCCCCCACCACCCCAGCAATCCCCTATGTACCCACCACCACCCCAGCAATCCCCTATGTACCCACCACCACCCCAGCAACCCTATGGATACCCACCACCACCATCACAACCCCATGGATATCCACCAGCCAATTATGCTCCTGGTGTCGGATACCCTCCATCTGGTTATCCGCGGTGA
- the LOC104248062 gene encoding protein BPS1, chloroplastic-like isoform X1, whose translation MRRYSCEDRIEHFIDIQMSRPQEPHRPFLPFGNPFKFILPKGSYLSPKLLALLNAFEESLAVRVKNLKPGDKEDILTLSWMTQAISVLCAIHTDVKTLITELEFPVCDWDEKWIDVYLDNSVKLLDTCIAFSSDISRLGQGRLYLQCGLHNLDGTSKQFMKACSSLDGWKQHINSKNPRLENCFAILDSLTESLNLPKIKNSARGKVLMRAMYGVRVVTVFIFSMFAVTFSGSTKKLKDLQVHETCLWTEAFVDLRDFISGEIRSIYSNGRLTALKELEAVDTSVKKLYPIIEDGVDPNEAEQLQLLTSGLSEKAEKLSVGLDLLAKEADRFFQILLTGRDSLLCNLRVGSTVSNQAQANNNVERTEVR comes from the exons ATGAGGAGATATTCTTGCGAGGATCGAATTGAACAT TTTATTGATATTCAAATGAGTCGTCCACAGGAACCACACCGCCCTTTTCTCCCGTTTGGAAATCCTTTCAAATTTATATTACCTAAGGGCTCGTACTTGTCTCCTAAGCTTCTTGCTCTGTTGAATGCTTTTGAGGAGTCATTAGCAGTGAGGGTTAAGAATCTTAAGCCTGGAGATAAGGAAGATATTCTCACTTTATCATGGATGACACAAGCAATAAGTGTACTTTGTGCAATTCATACAGACGTGAAAACTCTCATTACTGAACTTGAATTTCCCGTATGTGACTGGGATGAGAAGTGGATAGATGTGTACTTGGACAACAGTGTGAAGTTGCTGGACACTTGCATTGCCTTCAGTTCTGATATCTCAAGGCTCGGCCAAGGCCGCCTTTATCTTCAGTGTGGCTTGCATAACTTGGATGGAACCTCAAAACAGTTCATGAAAGCCTGTTCATCATTGGACGGATGGAAGCAGCACATCAATTCAAAGAATCCAAGGCTGGAGAATTGCTTTGCCATCTTGGACAGCCTTACCGAGTCACTGAACCTACCTAAAATCAAGAATTCTGCAAGAGGGAAGGTTCTGATGCGAGCAATGTACGGAGTGAGGGTGGTAACTGTATTCATATTCAGCATGTTTGCCGTCACATTTTCGGGTTCTACAAAGAAGTTGAAAGATCTGCAGGTTCATGAAACTTGCTTGTGGACAGAAGCATTTGTTGATCTTCGCGATTTTATTAGTGGGGAGATCAGGAGTATTTATTCGAATGGAAGGCTCACAGCACTGAAAGAGCTGGAAGCAGTGGATACAAGTGTGAAGAAGTTGTACCCTATCATAGAGGATGGAGTAGACCCTAATGAAGCTGAGCAGTTGCAGCTTCTAACTTCAGGACTGAGTGAAAAAGCAGAAAAACTTTCAGTAGGACTAGATCTGCTAGCAAAGGAGGCAGATAGATTCTTCCAAATCCTTTTAACCGGACGCGATTCTTTGCTTTGTAACCTTAGAGTTGGTAGTACTGTCTCTAACCAAGCACAAGCGAACAACAATGTAGAAAGAACAGAGGTGAGATGA